A region from the Mycolicibacterium litorale genome encodes:
- a CDS encoding putative glycolipid-binding domain-containing protein — translation MSEADRSDLKNTWPAVLTWRAHDVARMESVRVQMSGKRIKAYGRIVAARCDAHPAFSASYDLVTDESGATKRLSMTVTLAERERQLSIARDEENMWLVRDQQNQMKRSAFDGALDVDVVLSPFFNTLPIRRADLHERSDSITVPVVYIRLPEFSVEQAAISYSGGGPGSDGIKVQSPVADTTITVDPDGFIIDYPGLAARI, via the coding sequence GTGAGTGAAGCCGACCGCTCTGACTTGAAGAACACCTGGCCCGCGGTCCTGACATGGCGGGCGCACGACGTCGCGCGGATGGAGTCCGTCCGGGTGCAGATGTCGGGTAAGCGCATCAAGGCCTACGGCCGGATCGTCGCCGCCCGCTGTGACGCGCACCCCGCGTTCTCCGCGTCCTACGATCTCGTCACCGACGAGAGCGGGGCGACCAAGCGGCTGTCGATGACCGTCACGCTGGCCGAGCGGGAACGGCAGCTGTCCATCGCCCGCGACGAAGAGAACATGTGGCTGGTGCGCGACCAGCAGAACCAGATGAAGCGCAGCGCGTTCGACGGAGCGCTGGACGTGGACGTCGTCCTCAGCCCGTTCTTCAACACGCTGCCGATCCGTCGCGCCGATCTCCACGAGCGCAGCGATTCGATCACCGTCCCGGTGGTCTACATCCGGCTGCCGGAGTTCTCGGTGGAGCAGGCCGCGATCAGCTACAGCGGCGGCGGGCCGGGCTCCGACGGCATCAAGGTGCAGTCGCCGGTCGCCGACACCACCATCACCGTCGACCCCGACGGGTTCATCATCGACTATCCCGGGTTGGCAGCGCGGATCTGA
- a CDS encoding ABC transporter permease has translation MNFLSEALSFIFTAANWAGPAGLGARIVEHLEYTVIAVAFSALIAVPLGMLIGHTGRGTFLVVTGVNALRALPTLGVLLLGVLLWGLGLVGPTVALMLLGIPPLLAGTYAGIANVDPAVVDAARSMGMTERRVLLRVEVPIALPLILGGLRTATLQIVATATVAAYASLGGLGRYLIDGIKVREFYLALVGALMVTALALILDAVLAFAVWLSVPGTGRWRRAGRMPQPFLSDEVALESRSRGGSRSTSVAGYAPAGASPTVEG, from the coding sequence GTGAACTTCCTGTCCGAGGCGCTGTCGTTCATCTTCACCGCGGCCAACTGGGCCGGCCCGGCGGGCCTGGGCGCCCGGATCGTCGAACACCTCGAGTACACCGTCATCGCGGTCGCGTTCTCCGCGCTGATCGCCGTCCCGCTCGGGATGCTCATCGGCCACACCGGCCGGGGGACGTTCCTGGTCGTGACGGGGGTCAACGCGCTGCGCGCGCTGCCCACCCTCGGGGTGCTGCTGCTGGGGGTGCTGCTGTGGGGGCTGGGCCTGGTCGGGCCGACCGTCGCGCTGATGCTGCTCGGCATCCCACCGCTGCTGGCGGGCACCTACGCCGGGATCGCCAACGTCGACCCCGCGGTGGTCGACGCCGCCCGATCGATGGGCATGACCGAGAGGCGGGTGCTGCTGCGGGTCGAGGTACCGATCGCGCTGCCGCTGATCCTGGGCGGGCTGCGCACGGCGACGCTGCAGATCGTGGCGACCGCGACCGTCGCCGCCTACGCCAGCCTCGGCGGGCTCGGCCGCTACCTCATCGACGGGATCAAGGTCCGCGAGTTCTACCTGGCGCTCGTCGGCGCGCTGATGGTGACGGCGCTGGCGCTCATCCTCGATGCGGTGCTCGCGTTCGCGGTGTGGCTGTCGGTGCCGGGAACCGGGCGGTGGCGCCGTGCGGGCCGGATGCCGCAACCGTTCCTCAGTGACGAGGTGGCGCTGGAGTCACGAAGTCGCGGCGGATCACGGTCGACTTCGGTAGCGGGCTACGCACCCGCGGGCGCGTCGCCTACGGTAGAAGGGTGA